The Aureitalea marina genome includes a window with the following:
- a CDS encoding HupE/UreJ family protein — protein sequence MSEFWLYFKLGLEHVLDWNAYDHVLFLVALSAPYQVAQWKRLLLLVTLFTLGHSLSLLITNYGWLSVSSSWIEFLIPVSILIAALFPLIQLDKQESDQRVIYGVTLFFGLIHGFGFGRYFVQINDEQAFMPLLEFALGIETAQVIIVLVVLIVAALFRTTLKLTQRDWIIFISGAVTALCLPMLVENWIF from the coding sequence ATGTCAGAATTCTGGCTGTACTTTAAATTAGGTCTGGAACATGTCCTGGATTGGAATGCCTACGATCATGTTCTGTTTCTTGTTGCCTTATCGGCACCTTATCAGGTGGCGCAGTGGAAGCGATTACTACTACTGGTCACCTTGTTTACTTTAGGGCACTCCCTGTCCCTGCTTATTACCAATTATGGTTGGCTCAGTGTTTCCTCCAGCTGGATAGAATTTCTAATACCGGTCTCTATCCTTATCGCTGCCTTATTCCCCTTGATCCAATTGGACAAACAAGAAAGTGATCAGCGCGTTATATATGGGGTCACCCTGTTCTTTGGCTTGATTCATGGATTTGGGTTTGGGAGATATTTTGTTCAGATCAATGACGAGCAGGCCTTCATGCCCTTGTTAGAATTTGCCCTGGGAATAGAAACGGCTCAGGTTATCATCGTTCTTGTTGTCTTGATCGTTGCTGCTCTTTTCAGAACAACCCTCAAGCTGACCCAAAGAGACTGGATCATCTTCATTTCAGGGGCTGTCACTGCGCTCTGTTTACCCATGCTGGTGGAAAATTGGATCTTCTGA